The genomic segment TTCCGTAAACTGAAGTTGATAGTTCGTCGCGTAACTCATTGTATGCAGCAACCAATTCGTTCTGAACCTTCATGTACATCTCGTACGATGTACCACGGTCGTTCTGAAGCGAAACAACGCCCTTGGATACTTTATACTTTCCGATTACGGGTATATCCTTTTCCTCGAACTCGGAAAGGTTTGGGTCGTTATTCGGGTTCATAATGAACTCCTTGGTCTTATCTTTCAACATGCTAACCTCCATGGGTTCACCACGGACAAGTAACTTATCGCTCTTGTTGATAAGCACAGAGAAAATATTCCTGCGCTTAACCTCAACATCATCCTGTTTCTGATTGGGATCGGGCATGGGAGGAAGCATCCTCGTAAGACCCGTATCCACGTTCATGGTAGTGGTCATCAGGAAGAAGATGAGCAATAAGAACGCAATGTCGGCAGTTGAACTGGCATTTACTTCTGGTACTTTTCTTGCCATCTTTATACTTAGAATTTTTCAGGTTAGCCGAACTGAGCCGGCTAACCATTTGTTTAAACTACTTATGGAATACACTGCGAACGCCGGTAAATAACAACAATAGCATAGAAATGCCAAATAACATGTATGTTGCAATTAAACCGGTATCGCTAATAATCAGAACGGTAGGATTTGAAAGGTCAGCGTTTTGAGTTGGCGATGGAATTGGAGTGGCATCAGCCAAAACATAGCCAATTACAAAGATTACAGCAACTGCCAGTAATCCTACCAACGATTTGGTGACATTCTTGGGGTTTCTAATCATGTTAACTACTGGAAATACAAGAGCCGACACAGCGGAAATGGCAAACAGAATATATGCCCAATCAATGAATGGTTCTACAGATTCTATATCCTGGTTGCTTAAAAAGAATAGTATGGTTATAACAATAGAAACACCCATTAATAGCCACGAAAGAACCTTTGTATAGGTTGATAATGAGCTATTCATGGCCAATTATTTTTGAAGGTTAAACTTAACAAGAATATCGAGTAGGCTTACTGAAGCATCTTCCATTTCATTGGTGATGCTATCAATCTTATTGAGCAGGTAGTTATAGAATACCTGAAGAATAATAGCAACAATAAGACCGAATACGGTAGTGATAAGAGCAACCTTAATACCACCAGCAACAAGCGACGGAGAAATGTCACCAGCAGCTTGGATAGCATCAAAAGCACCGATCATACCGATAACAGTACCCATAAACCCTAACATAGGAGCAATTGCGATGAAAAGCGAAATCCAGGTTAATCCCTTTTCCAGCTGACCCATCATAACTGAACCGTAGGTAACAATTGATTTCTCAACAACTTCGATACCTTCGTGAACACGGTCAAGACCCTGATAGAAAATGCTGGCAACAGGACCACGGGTGTTACGGCAAACTTCCTTAGCAGCCTCAACACCACCATTTTTCAGGGCTTCCTCAATATTGTTGAGTAACTTTTTGGTATTGGTGGTAGAAAGGTTTAGGTAAATAATACGCTCAATTACAATAGCCAAACCAAAGATTAAGGTTAAAAGAATGGATGCCATAAATCCAGGACCACCCTCAATGAATTTGGTTTTGATAGCCTTGTGTAACGATTGTTCTTCAACTGCAGGGGCTGCAGGTGTTACTGCCTGATCTGCCTGATCTGCTTGCTCCTGAACCATTGCTGAGTCAGGTTGTGCTGCAGGTTCATCCTGTGCATTTACAAAGGTTGATGCTCCAAACGAGAGCACTCCCAATACTGCTACTAGTGTGAATAGCTTTTTCATGGTTTGATTGTCGTTTAATTATTACTAAAGGTTTGTTTTGTTTGTTCTCAAATTTAGTTAAACATTAAAAGGCTGGCGGAGAGAGAGGGATTCGAACCCTCGATACGCTTTTGGCGTATACACGCTCTCCAGGCGTGCGCCTTAGACCACTCGGCCATCTCTCCAAAATTACGAAATACTAAACAAAGAACCTTTAAAACGTGGCGCAAATTACAAAAAAAATATTGAAAAAAACAATGACTATTTCAATGTTATTTCGCCTGCTATGGATTTTTCTAACTCATGGGCAAGTTCCTTACCATAAAACCCTTTGCCTAGCAAAAACATTAGCTTAGCAACTGCTGCCTCATAGGTTATATCGCGGCCGCTAACCACACCCAATCGTTTCAGCATAAGGCCATTCTCATACTTATCCATGTCAACCCCGCCAGCCTTGCATTGAGTAACGTTAAACACAACTATATTATTGTTTATGGCGTATTCCAGTTTCTTCAAAAACCAGTTCTGCATTGGTGCGTTGCCCGAGCCGTAGGTTTCCAGTATAACCGCTTTTACCCCTTTGGTGGTTAAAACGGATTCCACAACATTTTCCGATATTCCCGGAAAAAGTTTAAGCACAGCAATAGAGCTATCGAGTTGTGTATGGACAATAAGCCGCTGTTCCTGAGTAGGGTAATGAATAAAAGGGTAATTGTACTTTATTGATATCCCTGCCTCGGCAAGGGGGGGGTAGTTGTCGGAACGGAAGGCATTAAAATGTTCGGAGTTATGCTTGGTTGTT from the Tenuifilum sp. 4138str genome contains:
- a CDS encoding ExbD/TolR family protein; translated protein: MARKVPEVNASSTADIAFLLLIFFLMTTTMNVDTGLTRMLPPMPDPNQKQDDVEVKRRNIFSVLINKSDKLLVRGEPMEVSMLKDKTKEFIMNPNNDPNLSEFEEKDIPVIGKYKVSKGVVSLQNDRGTSYEMYMKVQNELVAAYNELRDELSTSVYGKPFSKLAKEEQETISKAIPLKISEAEPKNVGGK
- a CDS encoding MotA/TolQ/ExbB proton channel family protein, which gives rise to MKKLFTLVAVLGVLSFGASTFVNAQDEPAAQPDSAMVQEQADQADQAVTPAAPAVEEQSLHKAIKTKFIEGGPGFMASILLTLIFGLAIVIERIIYLNLSTTNTKKLLNNIEEALKNGGVEAAKEVCRNTRGPVASIFYQGLDRVHEGIEVVEKSIVTYGSVMMGQLEKGLTWISLFIAIAPMLGFMGTVIGMIGAFDAIQAAGDISPSLVAGGIKVALITTVFGLIVAIILQVFYNYLLNKIDSITNEMEDASVSLLDILVKFNLQK
- a CDS encoding asparaginase yields the protein MKSGSTSILIIYTGGTIGMKQNPETGALAPFNFEQIEQEVPELKKFGFNLCTYSFDPPIDSSDNNPDFWSKLAAIIGDNYQSYDGFVILHGTDTMSFTASALSFMLEGLSKPVVLTGSQLPIGMLRTDGKENLISAIEIAASIQNGQAMVPEVTIFFENRLYRGNRTTKHNSEHFNAFRSDNYPPLAEAGISIKYNYPFIHYPTQEQRLIVHTQLDSSIAVLKLFPGISENVVESVLTTKGVKAVILETYGSGNAPMQNWFLKKLEYAINNNIVVFNVTQCKAGGVDMDKYENGLMLKRLGVVSGRDITYEAAVAKLMFLLGKGFYGKELAHELEKSIAGEITLK